Below is a window of Oryza brachyantha chromosome 10, ObraRS2, whole genome shotgun sequence DNA.
ATTTTACATAAATCATCCTCACAATTGTGGACTCCTTCCAGCTTAACACAATCATGATAATTGTCACCAACAGTAGCAGCAGTAccaataaaaagttaaaaagaagaagaaataaaaagaaaagaggaagaagaaagttTTGAAAGCCTCAATTACTGAATTTTGTCCTAACAAAACTTtttggcagcagcagcagcgtggGGGCCGTGCAACGCCGCCGCATCTAAATCGCCCGATGAATCAATCTGGAGGGGGGCGCGTCCTCGTTGATCGTCTTCCTCCGCCGAatcacgggaggagagagaggaatcCAGCGTTTCAGCGGTGCGCCGTGACGAGCGTCTCGATGAAGCGGAGGCCGTCGAACCGCGGCGCGAACTTCTTGCCCTCCACCCGCTcccccgccggcgcccgctCCGCATCCCTCGATCCCTgcacgacggcggccgaaCCAAACCAAGGGGAAAGGAAGACGGTGAGGACCAGATCAGAGGAGATCgagagaaaaggaaggggaaggggaagggggggGATTCCCCGGGGGCGAACCTGGctgtggcggaggcggaaggcgTCGCACCGCCCGACGGCGGGGGCGGGctcctggtggtggtggtgcggcaGCGGCTGATCGGCGGCGCAGTCGCAGGCGAGCAGCTCGGCCCCGgacgcggcggccacggcggcggcggaggcgacggcggcagccagCCCCCACTTCATGGCGCACGGACGATCGGGGTgactcctccctcctccggcGAGCGCACCGGCCGTCCGCGCGCGCGGGGTGGGGAGAGGAAAgcgaagagagagagagagagagaggagattcGCGTGCGCGCGTGGTGTGAGCGCGGGGAGATGCGAGCGGGCGGAAagcaggggagggggaggagacgaGTGCGCCGTGGGCTAGTCAAGTCACGTTTTGTTATAGTGGGAGGAGAGGGCGGACGTGGCGTTGGGGGGAATTAAATCGGATCAGAGTGTTTCTCCGCGTCGCGTCCGGTGGGTGGGCCCCGCCTCGGGTGATGGACgggacatttaactttttgccatttCTATAAATGACATCTAACATATTTACCGTCcgttatatgttatatatgacatgtgggtcctcatgtgtaagggagaaagaaagggaaGAGCGGAGGATCGGTGATCCGTAATTCGCGCGATAATCATGATAAGTAAAACCTTGGTCGGAAATGGGCGTCATCACAATATGTTTTAGAGTAAACTAGCAAATTGTTCGTGCGTTGCAAtgagattttatattttaaaaatatcattaagtTAGAGTGGTTGACACATGTAATCCACGGTtatttttcgtaaaaaatagagtacaaataaaaaggagTCATTATAAACTTTGAAACTGTATGGCCCAGTAAAATTAAATGCCCATATTACCTTTAAAAAGCTCATTTATAAAGCCCAACCATAACACTACTGTAGCTATCTCTCCCCTCActcactccctccctccctctcccatgTTCTGGCGACGGCGCAATAGGAGCGGGCACGGGCGCacggcggctggcggtggGATCGGGTGCACAGTGACGGGCTGGCGGCGACGCCCCGGCGGGGCGACGGGGCGACGCGATTGGTGGCGTCGGGCGGGCGACAAGCTGAGCACGGGTGCACGTGGCCGATGGCGGGagcgggcgacgacggcaggaGCGCGGTGACGGGCTGACGGCGGCAGGGGACGGGCCACCGGCTGCATTGGGCGAGCGACGAGGTAaggccggcgacgtcgggtGGACGACGAGCTAAGGATGACGGCGTCCGGCCTCGCCACGTCAGGCGAACAGGTGTGGGGCTCGGCGTCgggcctcgccgcctccgtcggcGAACGGGAGAGGCGGTCGCCACTCGACGTGGgggctccgcctcctccgttTAACATCAATTTATCATAAAGCTACAACTTTTGTAACATACAAAAGATAATTGTGAAACTCccggtattttttttcttttgttttgtgatacaacaattatagttttatgataatttgattaaaatacttataattttgtgaaaattactttttggCATCTCATATCTTCAAGTTAAACAGGTTTGATGTAGTTAGTCATTCGATTTGATTTGTGTCACGTTTATGGTTCGATTCATTTATTACTGTGAGGATCACATGTCATTTTAAAAACTCATAATGTACAGTAAGTTTGCACTTTTCTAACTAAAAGTGtgattttagttatattaacaTGTTACAAAAGTATGGGTGACAATTTTAGGTAATTTGAGTCATTGAGTGTGTCATCCAAACAAGTTGCTAATTTGCCACTTGTGTCGTGCTGCACTCTGCTGCTACTGTTGTTTCCGCTTTCTTCCCTCTCCCTATCTCTGGGTTAACTATCCCTGGGTCAACTGTTCGTCAAGTCCTCCCTCGCGTTGACGACCTCGGCCTCGGGACTTGGCCGAAAAATCCAATTACCGAGCGTTAATTACTCCGTTCCTctcttaaatatttgacgtagttgaattttttatatacgtttaactatttgtcttattaaaaaatttgtaaaatatgtaaagctatatatatgcataaaagtatacttaacaattatttaatgaaatgatataaaaataattattaattatataaattttttgaataagacgaatggttaaacgtgtataaaaaagttaacatcGTTATACATAACATGACGGAGGAATATTTAGGGACCGAGgaatattttgggacgaaggtaCAACCACCTTGGTGTGATGGAAGTAATTGAACAAGGGCACGGGAAAATATTGTTTCGCCGAGCGTTAATATTGTTTTACCTGGCATTGTCCggattgatcttttttttcttttaaaatatttaactttcaATTAAAGTTGTTTTCACCCAATCTACGCGCGCTCAGCTCGTTAGTTGTCCAGTTCTACCAGTTTAATCGTGTCGTATATCAAcgcattcatttttttttctttttctcatacttataaaacaaattttaatttttcatttagagttgtttttggagtttttttatcatagtttatttttcaacatttgattttagattactaagaacaagtatattaaaaatattatttataaa
It encodes the following:
- the LOC121055575 gene encoding uncharacterized protein LOC121055575, with protein sequence MKWGLAAAVASAAAVAAASGAELLACDCAADQPLPHHHHQEPAPAVGRCDAFRLRHSQGSRDAERAPAGERVEGKKFAPRFDGLRFIETLVTAHR